The following proteins are co-located in the Dyadobacter chenwenxiniae genome:
- a CDS encoding glycosyltransferase, translated as MDGNISTEKRLKIFTWHIHGSYLFYLSQGDYDIFIPVRETKDEGYYGRGNTFPFGPNVIEIPAEEVRNMEFDCILFQSERNFLSDQHEILASWQKRLPRIYVEHNTPEIHPTNSRHIMTDPEVTLVHVTHFNKLMWDNAGVRNVRVIEHGVCIPEVTYQGDIPRGIVVINHIQQRGRITGWDVFDEVRKQVPLDLVGMGTLESGGLGEVLNPQLPEFISHYRFFFNPIRYTSFGLAVCEAMMAGMPVVALATTEYVTVIKNGESGFIDTNIDKLIENMNRLIADEGEARSLGERARAIALDKFSIKRFTNDWEKIFRQTIQLNIHNHEKENSIYQ; from the coding sequence ATGGACGGAAACATCAGCACGGAAAAAAGGCTTAAAATCTTCACATGGCACATACATGGAAGCTATCTCTTTTACCTTTCGCAGGGAGATTATGACATTTTTATTCCTGTAAGGGAAACCAAAGACGAAGGTTATTATGGCCGTGGCAACACCTTCCCATTTGGCCCGAATGTGATTGAAATTCCGGCGGAAGAAGTCCGTAATATGGAGTTTGATTGTATTCTGTTCCAATCCGAAAGAAACTTTCTGTCAGACCAGCATGAAATACTCGCTAGCTGGCAAAAGCGACTCCCTCGCATATACGTAGAGCACAACACCCCCGAAATACATCCCACGAACTCACGGCACATCATGACTGATCCGGAAGTTACGTTGGTACATGTGACGCATTTTAACAAACTAATGTGGGATAATGCAGGCGTGCGAAATGTACGTGTCATTGAACATGGCGTGTGCATTCCTGAGGTAACTTATCAGGGTGACATTCCCCGGGGAATTGTTGTCATCAACCACATCCAGCAACGTGGCCGGATTACGGGCTGGGACGTTTTTGATGAAGTAAGAAAACAAGTGCCGCTTGACCTTGTGGGCATGGGCACATTGGAGTCCGGAGGACTGGGGGAAGTGCTCAACCCGCAGTTACCGGAATTTATCAGCCATTACCGCTTTTTCTTCAACCCGATCCGATACACGAGTTTTGGCCTTGCCGTTTGTGAGGCTATGATGGCGGGAATGCCCGTGGTTGCCCTGGCGACCACGGAATACGTGACTGTCATTAAAAATGGCGAATCAGGGTTCATTGATACCAATATTGACAAACTGATCGAAAACATGAACCGGCTGATTGCCGATGAAGGCGAGGCCAGAAGTTTGGGAGAACGTGCCAGGGCCATTGCCCTTGACAAGTTCAGTATCAAACGCTTCACCAATGACTGGGAAAAGATCTTCAGACAGACTATTCAATTAAATATCCACAATCATGAAAAAGAGAATAGCATTTATCAGTGA